In a single window of the Aridibaculum aurantiacum genome:
- a CDS encoding glycosyltransferase family 4 protein — protein MKILHVTQNYYPSAGGPQYTMQHVSEKLVEYYNDEVKVATTNSLFNPESPLYQRVDPASEVINGVEVTRYPYNRWHFPLIKYGGKVYGKLFNKSLPYSISKLRWSLDSPAIDRAMRLTDADVIMATTINYNFCNYPMWRHKTADPKPFVLYGAIHLHKALPHDHPSLAKAKACDCYIANTDFEKHELINYGVAEEKIVTIGTGIDLDSFHCNADDVNHFRKLHGINEDDCVVGFVGRLVKGKGVAILIDALRKMHKTNSNMKLLLAGGTTDYVPVIQRAIDEEGLPIILIRDFPEEQKKIIFYSIDVFVLASQSESFGVVFLEAWACRKPVIGTRMGATESLLDEGIGSLLFTGGDVDELCHQLQLLMNNKELQARLGNNGFEKVQQKFTWPSIVAAYRNAYEIGIENFHRTYKTAAAL, from the coding sequence ATGAAGATCCTTCACGTAACGCAGAATTATTATCCATCTGCCGGAGGGCCGCAGTATACCATGCAGCACGTATCGGAGAAACTGGTGGAGTATTATAATGATGAGGTGAAGGTGGCTACTACCAATTCATTGTTCAACCCGGAGTCTCCGTTATACCAAAGAGTGGATCCTGCATCGGAAGTTATCAATGGAGTAGAAGTAACCAGGTATCCATACAATCGTTGGCACTTTCCACTTATAAAATATGGCGGAAAAGTGTATGGTAAGCTTTTCAATAAGAGCTTGCCTTATTCTATCTCGAAGCTAAGGTGGAGCCTTGATAGTCCTGCCATTGATCGCGCCATGCGACTTACTGATGCAGATGTGATAATGGCTACAACCATCAATTACAATTTTTGCAATTACCCGATGTGGCGACATAAAACTGCTGATCCAAAGCCGTTCGTTTTATATGGTGCCATTCATCTTCATAAAGCCTTACCGCACGATCATCCTTCTTTGGCAAAAGCTAAAGCTTGTGATTGTTATATAGCCAACACAGATTTTGAAAAGCATGAGCTCATCAATTATGGCGTAGCTGAAGAGAAAATAGTAACTATAGGAACAGGTATAGATCTAGATAGTTTCCATTGCAATGCTGATGATGTAAACCATTTTAGAAAGCTGCATGGCATCAATGAAGATGACTGTGTTGTAGGCTTTGTAGGAAGATTGGTTAAAGGAAAAGGTGTTGCTATTCTTATTGATGCTTTGCGAAAAATGCATAAAACCAACAGCAACATGAAACTATTGCTTGCTGGTGGTACTACTGATTATGTTCCTGTAATACAAAGAGCGATTGACGAAGAAGGCTTGCCAATCATATTGATCAGGGATTTTCCTGAAGAGCAGAAAAAGATCATCTTCTATTCTATTGATGTCTTTGTACTTGCTTCGCAAAGTGAATCATTTGGAGTTGTTTTCCTGGAAGCATGGGCATGTCGTAAACCTGTGATTGGAACTCGTATGGGCGCTACAGAATCATTACTGGATGAAGGTATAGGTAGCCTCTTGTTTACAGGTGGTGATGTGGATGAGCTTTGCCACCAGCTGCAGTTACTAATGAACAACAAGGAACTGCAGGCACGTTTAGGTAACAACGGGTTTGAGAAGGTGCAGCAAAAATTTACCTGGCCTTCTATTGTTGCAGCATATCGTAATGCATACGAAATCGGTATTGAAAATTTTCATCGCACCTATAAAACGGCAGCAGCACTTTAA
- a CDS encoding glycosyltransferase family 4 protein codes for MKIIHVTHCYYPSKGGVQWFYKNVSERLVNDYGDDVTVVTTDSMYGPERSLYKKIEPAEEIINGVKVLRFPYKRWHIPYYRLLIKALSKLSLPVPGILRKRLYGPLSKSMKQYLLTANADVVCAGSSNYYYMQLPIWRQLHFIYFGSIHFSEQHASDVLTKTQRASIQASSLYLANTAYEKQRLIQEGIAAHKIKVIGVGVDDKVFEVDQQQVYDYRAALGIAPGAIVIAYVGRIEKPKNVKLLIDAFLKLEAQGQPVYLLIAGAGSDHAKDLQQFTSTLTPEVQQKIKWKINFDSREKPLLFHALDILVLPSNNESFGIVFLEAWVCKKPVIGANIGAVRDVVSHKVDGLLMEMNDVDSLCQHLSLLVSNEELRATMGERGYEKVMENYTWDIITRKVRDCYKGQYHTSKTTAVNV; via the coding sequence ATGAAGATCATTCATGTTACCCATTGCTATTATCCATCTAAAGGAGGCGTGCAGTGGTTTTATAAGAATGTTTCGGAGCGTTTGGTAAACGATTATGGTGATGATGTGACCGTTGTGACAACAGATTCTATGTATGGCCCTGAGCGGAGTTTGTACAAAAAGATAGAGCCTGCTGAAGAGATCATCAATGGTGTAAAGGTGCTGCGGTTTCCTTACAAGCGCTGGCACATCCCATACTACCGGCTGCTGATAAAAGCCTTATCCAAACTTTCGCTACCAGTACCTGGAATACTAAGAAAGCGTTTGTATGGGCCACTTTCAAAAAGCATGAAGCAGTACTTGCTAACAGCCAATGCAGATGTGGTTTGTGCAGGATCATCTAATTATTATTACATGCAGCTTCCAATATGGAGGCAGTTGCATTTTATCTACTTTGGCAGCATTCACTTCAGCGAGCAGCATGCTTCAGATGTGCTTACTAAAACGCAACGAGCTTCTATACAGGCTTCTTCCTTATACCTGGCCAATACCGCATACGAAAAGCAGCGACTTATTCAAGAAGGCATTGCTGCTCATAAAATCAAAGTAATTGGGGTTGGTGTTGATGACAAAGTTTTTGAAGTAGACCAGCAGCAGGTTTATGATTATCGTGCAGCATTAGGTATAGCGCCTGGTGCTATTGTCATTGCTTATGTTGGCCGTATTGAAAAGCCAAAGAATGTAAAGTTGTTGATCGATGCTTTTCTAAAGCTGGAAGCTCAAGGTCAACCTGTTTATCTATTAATAGCAGGTGCGGGTAGTGATCATGCTAAGGATTTGCAGCAATTCACAAGTACGTTAACACCAGAGGTGCAGCAAAAGATCAAGTGGAAGATAAATTTTGACAGTAGAGAAAAGCCACTGCTTTTTCATGCGTTAGATATTCTCGTATTGCCTAGTAACAATGAGTCCTTTGGGATCGTTTTCCTTGAAGCATGGGTTTGCAAGAAACCAGTAATAGGAGCGAACATTGGTGCAGTAAGAGATGTGGTAAGCCATAAGGTTGATGGTTTATTGATGGAGATGAATGATGTTGATAGTCTTTGCCAACATCTTTCACTGCTGGTAAGCAATGAAGAACTCAGGGCAACAATGGGAGAAAGAGGTTATGAGAAGGTGATGGAGAATTATACCTGGGATATTATCACCAGGAAAGTGAGGGACTGCTACAAAGGGCAATACCATACAAGTAAAACAACAGCTGTAAATGTTTAG
- a CDS encoding methyltransferase domain-containing protein, which produces MFREESVWIKNALQKLKPVAGKNAVANIGSSTEHFRKVIQPHIHHNIIATLEAEGWEVFNVDLKQEPGVDLVADVTKPHFAEPFKDRFALTICTNLLEHVEDINLVVQNLVAITKPGGHILITVPYKYRIHLDPIDNGLRPTPQEIYQLFAQAGDHILDAHIISISDKSYYRIRPSRFPLWGYRERVAYYLGKRHKTSGILFSIKK; this is translated from the coding sequence ATGTTTAGAGAAGAATCTGTCTGGATAAAAAATGCATTGCAAAAACTAAAGCCAGTTGCTGGTAAAAATGCAGTTGCAAATATTGGTTCGTCAACAGAACATTTCCGCAAAGTTATACAACCACATATTCATCACAATATCATTGCTACACTGGAAGCTGAAGGTTGGGAAGTTTTTAATGTAGACCTGAAACAGGAGCCGGGTGTAGACCTTGTGGCTGATGTAACGAAGCCCCATTTTGCAGAGCCGTTCAAAGATCGTTTCGCCTTGACCATTTGCACCAACTTATTGGAGCATGTAGAAGATATAAATCTTGTAGTTCAAAATTTGGTTGCTATTACCAAGCCAGGTGGTCATATACTAATCACTGTTCCTTATAAGTACAGGATCCATCTTGATCCAATTGATAATGGTCTGCGTCCTACGCCACAAGAGATCTATCAGTTGTTTGCACAAGCAGGCGATCATATACTTGATGCACACATCATCTCTATTTCTGATAAATCTTATTATCGCATCAGGCCTTCACGTTTTCCATTGTGGGGCTACCGCGAAAGAGTAGCATATTATTTAGGCAAGCGACACAAAACGTCCGGTATTCTTTTCTCAATAAAAAAGTAA
- the asnB gene encoding asparagine synthase (glutamine-hydrolyzing), with the protein MCGIVGVFNYKKDIKDQERFINWSLQTMQHRGPDSNGVWSHDNYIAGFVRLAIRDLSANGHQPMVSQCGNYVLSFNGEIYNTERFRQQLQKLGVSFRSTTDTEVLLYALIHFGVEAVLEKFDGIFAFAFYNRQTNELLLTRDRTGIKPLYIGHSQQGLVYSSQYDHIINHPYISNNALNAAALGSYLQLGYVPENTGAVDGTFLLPHGYYLRVDTTGYTMHRYYNYPLDNTTAPVVSFEELLQQTIQQQLVSDVPVGTFMSGGVDSPLVSYYAKKQKPLSSFTIGVDDPSIDESKAAAAYASLFKTDHHTLHITEQDLLATIDDNTAAFTEPFADFSSIPTLLLSKFARTKVTVAFSGDGGDELFWGYPRNMRMLQEGMMFRKSKLQRVLALGKQKLVGGKRILRKRHLEVEDFPAYYYRSLFITGAEQSLDSLFEQKAEEAFFYKKIYKENNILNTGEAHVMNILRKMEMDLHLQRILLKVDRASMFHSLEVRVPLLSNDIIQYSTGLGYSDCVKNGQGKYNLKQLLIKHSNEQLVLQPKKGFVIPIGNWLRKELKSDVQQKLLGMPQALAPLFKKQEVEKILREHNSGSADWGWLIWSMYSLVNWHAYHLSKFS; encoded by the coding sequence ATGTGCGGCATAGTAGGCGTATTTAATTATAAGAAGGATATAAAGGACCAGGAGCGATTTATTAACTGGTCGCTTCAAACCATGCAGCACCGTGGACCTGATTCCAATGGTGTTTGGAGTCATGATAATTATATTGCCGGCTTTGTTCGTCTTGCTATCCGCGATCTTTCTGCAAATGGCCACCAGCCTATGGTATCGCAGTGCGGAAATTATGTGCTTTCGTTCAATGGAGAGATATATAATACGGAAAGGTTCAGGCAGCAGTTACAGAAGCTTGGCGTTAGCTTTAGATCAACTACTGATACCGAAGTGCTGCTATATGCACTTATACATTTTGGTGTTGAGGCAGTGCTTGAAAAATTTGATGGAATATTTGCTTTTGCTTTTTACAACAGGCAAACAAATGAGCTGTTGCTTACCCGCGATCGTACAGGCATCAAGCCATTGTACATTGGTCACAGCCAGCAGGGATTGGTGTATAGTTCGCAGTATGATCATATCATCAATCATCCTTACATCAGCAACAATGCATTGAATGCAGCTGCATTGGGTAGTTATCTTCAGCTTGGATATGTGCCTGAAAATACCGGTGCGGTTGATGGAACGTTTTTACTACCTCATGGTTATTACCTACGTGTAGATACAACAGGTTATACCATGCATCGGTATTATAACTATCCACTTGACAATACCACTGCTCCAGTTGTTTCATTTGAAGAGTTACTGCAACAAACTATACAGCAACAACTGGTGAGTGATGTGCCGGTTGGTACATTCATGTCTGGTGGTGTAGATAGTCCTTTGGTATCTTATTATGCAAAAAAGCAAAAGCCACTCAGCTCATTTACCATTGGTGTCGATGATCCATCGATAGATGAATCCAAAGCTGCAGCAGCTTATGCTTCACTGTTCAAAACCGATCATCATACGCTGCATATAACAGAGCAGGATCTGCTGGCTACCATAGATGATAATACAGCTGCTTTCACAGAACCGTTTGCTGATTTCTCATCTATACCTACGCTGTTGCTATCAAAATTTGCACGAACAAAAGTCACCGTTGCCTTTAGTGGCGATGGAGGCGATGAACTTTTCTGGGGGTATCCTCGCAATATGCGTATGCTTCAGGAAGGTATGATGTTTAGAAAAAGCAAGTTACAACGTGTGCTTGCTTTGGGTAAACAAAAACTGGTAGGTGGAAAGCGGATACTGCGTAAACGCCACCTGGAGGTAGAAGATTTTCCTGCGTATTATTATCGTTCTCTTTTTATAACAGGTGCCGAACAGTCATTGGATTCTTTGTTTGAGCAAAAAGCAGAAGAAGCTTTTTTCTATAAGAAGATATACAAAGAGAACAATATACTTAACACCGGCGAAGCACATGTAATGAACATTCTTCGCAAGATGGAGATGGACCTTCACCTGCAACGGATATTACTAAAAGTTGATCGTGCCAGCATGTTCCATTCGCTTGAAGTAAGGGTGCCTTTGTTGAGCAATGATATCATACAATACAGTACTGGCCTCGGTTATAGCGATTGTGTGAAGAATGGACAAGGTAAATACAACCTCAAGCAATTACTGATCAAACATTCAAACGAACAATTGGTATTGCAGCCAAAGAAAGGCTTTGTTATTCCTATTGGTAATTGGCTGCGGAAAGAACTGAAGAGCGACGTGCAACAAAAGCTGCTTGGGATGCCACAGGCTCTTGCGCCATTATTCAAAAAGCAGGAAGTAGAAAAGATATTGAGAGAGCATAACAGCGGCAGTGCTGACTGGGGCTGGCTTATCTGGTCAATGTATTCGCTTGTCAACTGGCATGCATATCATCTTAGTAAATTCTCCTAG
- a CDS encoding glycosyltransferase family 4 protein: MKIGIIVDKFPSVSETFILNKVEGLCKRGYNVVVFRNSRHNDPALEAQMLSANKANLTLVDMQLPTNPIQATGTLLRNPSVAVSALSSGSSSLAGKIVSAIRDKYFATNPCDIYHFEFSGLAIQYLPLFKNLRGKIVVSCRGTAEKVKAVTQPSRKMELQQLFAKVDKVHCVSEDMAQTVVGIGAPRQKVFVNRPAIISSFFKPAETKASRTSVNIFSIGRFSFQKGYLLGLLAMQQVVKQDKDVHWTIAGDGPMREEIQFYIHDLGLQDHVTLAGAVVKQQVLALFQNADIFFLPSVYEGIANVVLEAMAMQLPVVSSDCSGMKEVITQNEDGMLFPNYDVNAMAASLLDLIADKEKRKRLGIEARKTIQAHFDLERQLDVFEREYQQLLTPVTA; this comes from the coding sequence TTGAAAATCGGTATCATAGTAGACAAGTTTCCATCGGTAAGCGAAACGTTCATCTTGAATAAAGTGGAAGGCCTTTGTAAAAGAGGCTACAACGTGGTAGTATTCAGAAACAGCAGGCATAATGACCCGGCATTGGAAGCACAAATGCTTTCAGCAAATAAGGCGAACCTTACGTTGGTAGATATGCAACTGCCAACCAATCCCATACAGGCTACAGGTACTTTATTAAGAAATCCTTCAGTGGCTGTATCTGCACTTTCTTCTGGTTCTTCATCACTTGCTGGTAAAATAGTATCAGCTATCCGTGATAAATATTTCGCTACGAACCCTTGCGATATTTATCATTTTGAATTTTCAGGTCTTGCCATTCAATACTTGCCTTTGTTTAAAAACCTAAGAGGAAAAATAGTTGTCAGTTGTAGAGGTACTGCAGAAAAAGTAAAAGCTGTTACTCAACCTTCACGTAAGATGGAGCTGCAGCAGTTGTTTGCTAAGGTTGATAAAGTGCACTGTGTTTCTGAAGATATGGCTCAAACTGTTGTTGGCATTGGTGCGCCACGTCAAAAGGTTTTTGTAAACAGGCCAGCTATCATCTCATCTTTCTTCAAACCTGCAGAAACAAAGGCTTCAAGAACTTCTGTAAACATATTTTCTATCGGCAGGTTCTCTTTTCAAAAAGGTTACTTGCTAGGTTTGTTGGCAATGCAACAAGTGGTAAAGCAGGATAAAGATGTACACTGGACAATTGCAGGCGATGGACCTATGCGTGAAGAGATACAGTTTTACATCCACGATCTTGGATTGCAGGATCATGTAACATTAGCAGGAGCTGTAGTAAAGCAACAGGTGTTGGCACTATTTCAAAATGCTGACATTTTCTTTTTACCAAGTGTATACGAAGGGATAGCCAACGTGGTATTGGAGGCAATGGCGATGCAACTGCCTGTTGTTTCATCGGACTGCAGCGGAATGAAAGAAGTGATAACACAGAATGAAGATGGAATGCTCTTTCCCAATTATGATGTGAATGCAATGGCTGCATCACTGCTTGATCTTATAGCTGATAAAGAAAAGCGAAAGCGTTTAGGCATTGAAGCACGCAAAACCATACAGGCTCATTTTGATTTGGAAAGACAGCTGGATGTTTTTGAAAGAGAGTATCAACAGTTGTTAACTCCTGTAACTGCATGA
- a CDS encoding glycosyltransferase family 4 protein — protein MKVVLVYDQLNTGGTERLIVTIANLLHDHGHEVKVIILKEPSALDTALNFAIPVVYLHRKNKYSIFKMKYLAAACQKADIIHLHSYYNWRYFYLTSVLFRVGDARIILHEHSDMKQMKGFDKALLSNLDAFIAVHPIQANEAEQADVPKKKVHLLPNIVTSNYKLLPQFEKKNRILMVGNIRREKYYELAIEIIKKLPASIALDIYGNVNDPLYQQELEGAISNYGLQDRVHFITGETEVYQHFAKYDLALHTANNETGPLVVLEYLAVHMPFFCSSAGQSPALMAPIIPQVVMSSYNAQAWADKINGYYSLSKEEHHAFVRQIETAAKRLLNAEDYYQSLLNIYEQA, from the coding sequence ATGAAAGTAGTACTTGTATACGATCAGCTGAACACAGGCGGCACAGAGCGTTTGATTGTTACCATAGCTAATCTACTCCACGATCATGGCCACGAGGTGAAGGTGATTATTCTAAAGGAACCTTCAGCTTTAGATACGGCACTCAATTTTGCCATACCTGTAGTTTACCTGCATAGAAAAAACAAGTATTCAATATTTAAGATGAAGTATTTAGCTGCTGCATGTCAAAAGGCTGATATCATTCATCTCCATTCTTATTACAACTGGCGGTACTTCTATCTTACCTCTGTACTCTTTAGAGTTGGCGATGCAAGGATCATCCTGCATGAGCATTCTGATATGAAGCAGATGAAGGGCTTTGATAAAGCACTACTGTCCAATCTTGATGCTTTCATTGCTGTTCATCCCATACAGGCTAACGAAGCAGAACAGGCAGATGTACCTAAGAAAAAGGTCCACCTGTTGCCCAATATTGTTACATCCAATTATAAATTATTGCCCCAGTTTGAAAAGAAGAACAGGATACTGATGGTAGGCAATATTCGCAGGGAAAAATATTATGAGCTTGCTATAGAGATCATCAAAAAATTACCTGCATCTATAGCGCTCGATATTTATGGGAATGTGAATGACCCACTTTACCAGCAGGAGCTAGAGGGCGCAATCAGCAATTATGGTCTGCAGGATAGGGTACATTTCATCACTGGCGAAACAGAGGTTTACCAGCATTTCGCTAAATATGATCTTGCACTGCACACTGCAAACAACGAGACCGGACCATTGGTAGTATTGGAATACCTGGCAGTGCATATGCCTTTCTTTTGTTCATCTGCAGGACAATCCCCAGCGCTGATGGCACCCATCATACCGCAAGTAGTTATGAGCTCGTACAATGCGCAAGCCTGGGCAGATAAGATAAATGGATATTATTCGTTATCTAAAGAAGAGCATCATGCGTTTGTACGGCAGATAGAAACTGCTGCCAAACGTTTGCTGAATGCAGAAGATTATTACCAGTCGTTGCTAAACATTTATGAACAGGCATAA
- a CDS encoding glycosyltransferase family 2 protein, with the protein MNRHNKRTFPFSFIKYTQPGWQFNVMPVTGKPVATAYYHPVHQPHKAASLHEDVGYETDTARWTDVGYRNLQGGYMTFCSEEEREAILSLPSPSLNDEYRFVAKYWGGFFSVFALICRLAGLHNPIKEIAAFTRSLKVKKVELFVPLVNDKQEYETFESALVAQQPLVSVIIPTLNRYTWLKDALHDLVQQHYSNFEVIIIDQSENFDEAFYDQFNLRLKVQHQKEKLLWTARNKAIQLSDADYLLFFDDDSRVEPDWILQHLKALEYYKADISAGVSLATIGGKIPKGYKYFKWADQFDSGNALVKRSVFEKIGLFDLQYNKMRQGDGEFGFRAFRNGFVSISNPLAKRVHLKVKDGGLREIGSWDGFRQKKWFQPKPVPSVLFQYKKYLTADLAKHAVLIGLLLSNVHLKHKRNKYMLVVSSLMFIIKSPLLYYQYRKSKKIAEAMLLRDNGIQPLKQVAAA; encoded by the coding sequence ATGAACAGGCATAACAAAAGAACCTTTCCTTTTAGTTTCATTAAGTACACCCAACCAGGGTGGCAGTTTAATGTCATGCCTGTTACTGGTAAACCGGTTGCTACTGCTTATTATCATCCTGTACACCAACCGCACAAAGCTGCATCCTTGCACGAAGATGTGGGGTACGAAACAGATACAGCACGATGGACAGACGTAGGGTATAGAAACCTGCAAGGTGGCTATATGACATTCTGCAGTGAAGAAGAACGAGAAGCTATTCTTTCGTTGCCATCACCTTCTTTGAATGATGAATACAGGTTTGTAGCAAAATATTGGGGCGGCTTTTTTAGTGTGTTTGCATTGATCTGCCGATTGGCTGGTTTGCATAACCCTATAAAAGAGATAGCCGCTTTTACCCGTTCATTGAAAGTAAAAAAGGTAGAGCTGTTTGTTCCGCTTGTAAATGATAAGCAGGAATATGAAACTTTTGAATCTGCTCTTGTTGCCCAACAGCCGCTTGTGTCTGTTATCATTCCTACGCTTAACCGTTATACCTGGTTAAAGGATGCATTGCATGACCTGGTGCAACAGCATTACAGCAACTTTGAAGTGATCATCATTGATCAAAGCGAAAACTTTGATGAAGCTTTTTACGATCAATTCAATCTGAGACTAAAAGTGCAGCACCAAAAAGAGAAGCTATTATGGACTGCACGCAACAAAGCCATTCAACTTTCTGATGCAGATTATCTTTTATTCTTTGATGATGACTCACGGGTAGAGCCGGATTGGATATTGCAGCATTTGAAGGCTCTTGAATATTATAAAGCAGACATATCTGCAGGAGTATCGCTGGCCACTATCGGTGGTAAGATCCCTAAAGGATATAAGTACTTCAAATGGGCTGATCAATTTGATAGTGGCAATGCATTGGTGAAACGCAGCGTGTTCGAGAAGATCGGCTTGTTCGATCTGCAATACAACAAGATGCGCCAGGGTGATGGAGAATTTGGCTTCAGGGCATTTCGAAATGGATTTGTGAGCATTAGTAACCCGCTTGCAAAGCGTGTTCATTTAAAGGTAAAAGATGGCGGATTGCGAGAGATCGGCTCGTGGGATGGCTTTAGGCAGAAGAAGTGGTTTCAGCCAAAGCCTGTGCCCAGCGTACTTTTCCAGTATAAAAAATATTTAACGGCAGATCTTGCAAAGCATGCGGTATTGATCGGGTTGTTGTTATCAAACGTTCACCTGAAACATAAGCGCAATAAGTATATGCTGGTTGTTAGCTCGCTCATGTTCATCATTAAGAGCCCGTTGCTGTATTACCAATATCGGAAGTCGAAGAAGATAGCTGAAGCCATGCTGTTACGTGATAATGGTATTCAACCTTTAAAACAAGTAGCTGCAGCATGA